A single region of the Microtus ochrogaster isolate Prairie Vole_2 chromosome 2, MicOch1.0, whole genome shotgun sequence genome encodes:
- the LOC113457975 gene encoding keratin-associated protein 6-2-like, translated as MCCNYYGSSCGYGSGYGYGSGYGCGYGPGYGSGCGYGSYYRPGCCGCRPSCYRRCYSCC; from the exons ATGTGTTGTAACTACTACGGAAGCTCCTGTGGCTATGGCTCTGGCTATGGCT ATGGCTCAGGCTATGGCTGTGGATATGGCCCTGGCTATGGAAGTGGCTGTGGATATGGCTCCTACTATAGGCCTGGATGCTGTGGCTGCCGACCATCTTGCTACAGAAGATGCTATTCTTGTTGCTAG